In the genome of Telluria beijingensis, one region contains:
- the wrbA gene encoding NAD(P)H:quinone oxidoreductase yields MAKVLVLYYSSYGHIETMANAVAEGARSTGATVDVKRVPETVPEDVAKGAHFKLEQAAPVAKVDELEHYDAIIVGAPTRYGRMPGQMAAFLDQTGGLWARGALNGKVGGAFTSTATQHGGQEATLFSIITNLLHFGMTIVGLPYSYQDQMTLDEIVGGSPYGATTIAGGQGQRQPSEKGLGGARFQGELIAKTANKLFG; encoded by the coding sequence ATGGCAAAGGTACTGGTTCTGTATTACTCGTCGTATGGCCACATCGAGACGATGGCGAATGCCGTCGCTGAAGGCGCGCGCAGCACGGGCGCGACGGTCGACGTCAAGCGGGTTCCCGAAACCGTCCCCGAGGACGTCGCCAAGGGCGCCCACTTCAAGCTGGAGCAGGCCGCGCCGGTCGCCAAGGTCGATGAGCTGGAGCATTACGACGCCATCATCGTCGGCGCGCCGACCCGCTATGGCCGCATGCCGGGCCAGATGGCGGCCTTCCTCGACCAGACCGGCGGCCTGTGGGCGCGCGGCGCGCTCAACGGCAAGGTCGGCGGCGCCTTCACCTCGACCGCCACCCAGCACGGCGGCCAGGAAGCGACCCTGTTCTCGATCATCACCAACCTGCTGCACTTCGGCATGACCATCGTCGGCCTTCCGTACAGCTACCAGGACCAGATGACGCTGGACGAGATCGTCGGTGGCAGCCCGTATGGCGCCACCACCATCGCCGGCGGCCAGGGCCAGCGCCAGCCGAGCGAAAAAGGCCTGGGCGGCGCGCGCTTCCAGGGCGAGCTGATCGCGAAGACGGCGAACAAACTGTTCGGTTGA
- the xylG gene encoding D-xylose ABC transporter ATP-binding protein yields the protein MSGYLLEMKGIAKRFGGVAALDGIDLAIRPGECVGLCGENGAGKSTLMKVLSAVYPHGSWDGEILWDGQPLRARSVRETEDAGIVIIHQELMLVPELSVAENIFLGNEITLPGGRLDYPAMNRRAAEILRELKLPDVNVALPVKHYGGGHQQLIEIGKALNKNARLLILDEPSASLSLSEIEVLLQAVRDLKARGVACVYISHKLEEVAAICDTIVVIRDGKHIATTPMPQMSVERIIAQMCGREMNQMYPSLPHDIGDVVMEARHISCYDAENPRRKKVDDVSFEVRRGEILGIAGIVGAGRTELVTAIFGAYPGRHEGEVWLEGRKVDTATPLKAIRAGFALVPEDRKHHGIVRDLSVGENITLSVLQRYAHLTRVDDSEEASAVAGEVARLALKTASPALPITALSGGNQQKAVLARMLLTGPKVLILDEPTRGVDVGAKFEIYRLMLELAAQGIAIVMVSSELAEVLGVSDRVLVMQEGRLRGDFINDGLSQETVLAAALGQAS from the coding sequence ATGTCGGGCTATCTGCTTGAAATGAAGGGAATCGCCAAGCGATTCGGTGGGGTGGCCGCGCTGGACGGCATCGACCTGGCGATCCGGCCGGGCGAATGCGTCGGCCTGTGCGGCGAGAACGGGGCCGGCAAGTCGACCCTCATGAAAGTGCTGTCGGCGGTCTACCCGCACGGCAGCTGGGATGGCGAGATCCTGTGGGATGGCCAGCCCCTGCGCGCGCGCTCGGTGCGCGAGACCGAGGACGCCGGCATCGTCATCATCCACCAGGAACTGATGCTGGTGCCCGAGTTGTCGGTGGCCGAGAATATCTTTTTGGGGAACGAGATCACCCTGCCGGGCGGGCGCCTGGACTATCCGGCCATGAACCGGCGCGCCGCGGAAATCCTGCGCGAACTGAAGCTGCCGGACGTGAACGTGGCGCTGCCGGTGAAGCACTACGGCGGCGGCCATCAGCAGCTGATCGAGATCGGCAAGGCGCTGAACAAGAATGCGCGGCTCTTGATCCTCGACGAGCCGTCGGCCTCGCTGAGCCTGTCCGAGATCGAGGTCCTGCTGCAGGCGGTGCGCGACCTGAAGGCGCGCGGCGTGGCCTGCGTATACATCTCGCACAAGCTCGAAGAGGTGGCCGCCATTTGCGACACCATCGTCGTCATCCGCGACGGCAAGCACATCGCCACCACGCCGATGCCGCAGATGAGCGTGGAACGCATCATTGCCCAGATGTGCGGGCGCGAGATGAACCAGATGTATCCGAGCCTGCCGCACGATATCGGTGATGTGGTGATGGAGGCGCGCCACATCAGCTGCTACGACGCCGAGAACCCGCGCCGCAAGAAGGTGGACGACGTGTCGTTCGAGGTGCGGCGCGGCGAGATCCTCGGCATCGCCGGCATCGTCGGCGCCGGCCGCACCGAGCTGGTGACGGCGATCTTCGGCGCCTATCCGGGCCGCCACGAGGGCGAGGTCTGGCTCGAGGGACGCAAGGTCGACACCGCGACGCCGCTGAAGGCGATCCGCGCCGGCTTCGCCCTGGTGCCCGAGGACCGCAAGCACCACGGCATCGTTCGCGACCTGTCGGTGGGTGAGAACATCACCCTGTCGGTGCTGCAGCGCTATGCTCACCTGACCCGCGTCGACGACAGCGAAGAAGCCAGCGCGGTCGCGGGCGAGGTCGCGCGCCTGGCGCTCAAGACGGCCAGCCCGGCGCTGCCGATCACGGCGTTATCAGGCGGCAACCAGCAAAAGGCGGTGCTGGCGCGGATGCTGCTGACCGGCCCCAAGGTGCTGATCCTGGACGAGCCGACGCGCGGCGTCGATGTCGGCGCCAAGTTCGAGATCTACCGCCTGATGCTGGAGCTGGCGGCCCAGGGCATCGCCATCGTCATGGTGTCGTCCGAGCTGGCCGAGGTGCTGGGCGTGTCCGACCGCGTGCTGGTGATGCAGGAGGGCAGGCTGCGCGGCGACTTCATCAACGATGGCTTGAGCCAGGAGACGGTGCTGGCCGCCGCCCTCGGCCAGGCCTCATAG
- the xylF gene encoding D-xylose ABC transporter substrate-binding protein, translating into MGIAVGVGCALLFASAPSMADARNPKIGFSIDDLRLERWTRDRDYFIGAAEKLGAKVYVQSADASEQRQIAQIENLISRGVDVLVIVPYNATVLNNAIREAKKAKIKVLSYDRLILNADVDAYISFDNKAVGELQAQAIVGLKPKGNYYLLGGAPTDNNAKMLREGQMKVLQPLIDKGDIKVVGRQWVKDWSASEAMSIVENALTANGNKIDAVVASNDATAGGAIQALASQKLAGKVPVSGQDADLAAVRRVIAGTQAMTVYKPLKTIATSAATLAVQLVRNEKPAYNAQINNGYKQVSTVLLKPIPLTKSNVDLLVKDGFYTQGQLAGK; encoded by the coding sequence ATGGGCATCGCGGTCGGAGTCGGTTGCGCGCTGCTGTTCGCGTCCGCGCCGAGCATGGCCGACGCCAGGAATCCCAAGATCGGCTTCTCGATAGACGACCTGCGGTTGGAGCGCTGGACCCGCGACCGCGACTACTTCATCGGCGCCGCCGAGAAGCTGGGCGCCAAGGTGTATGTGCAGTCGGCCGACGCCAGCGAGCAGCGCCAGATCGCCCAGATCGAGAACCTGATCTCGCGCGGCGTCGACGTGCTGGTGATCGTGCCGTACAACGCCACGGTGCTGAACAACGCGATCCGCGAAGCGAAGAAGGCCAAGATCAAGGTGCTGTCGTACGACCGCCTGATCCTCAATGCCGATGTCGACGCCTACATCTCGTTCGACAACAAGGCGGTGGGCGAATTGCAGGCGCAGGCGATCGTCGGCCTGAAACCGAAGGGCAACTACTACCTGCTCGGCGGGGCGCCGACCGACAACAATGCCAAGATGCTGCGCGAAGGCCAGATGAAGGTGCTGCAGCCGCTGATCGACAAGGGCGACATCAAGGTGGTCGGGCGCCAGTGGGTCAAGGACTGGAGCGCCTCCGAGGCGATGTCCATCGTCGAGAATGCGCTGACCGCCAACGGCAACAAGATCGATGCCGTGGTCGCCTCCAACGACGCCACCGCCGGTGGCGCGATCCAGGCCCTGGCCTCGCAGAAGCTGGCCGGCAAGGTGCCGGTCTCGGGCCAGGACGCCGACCTGGCCGCGGTGCGGCGCGTGATCGCCGGCACCCAGGCCATGACAGTCTACAAGCCGCTCAAGACCATCGCCACCAGCGCCGCGACGCTCGCGGTGCAACTGGTGCGTAACGAAAAGCCGGCCTATAACGCGCAGATCAACAACGGCTACAAGCAGGTCAGCACGGTGCTGCTCAAGCCGATCCCGCTCACCAAATCGAACGTCGACCTGCTGGTCAAGGACGGCTTCTACACCCAGGGCCAACTGGCCGGCAAGTAA
- the lpxO gene encoding lipid A hydroxylase LpxO, producing MKWVVVGFYILSILHIHFRGRVRLPFRRQIFDHSSFMAPINIFMHKFSKVPSTPFIPVSEFPELARLQENWPIIRAEAENLLALKKIKAAEQNDDAGFNSFFKNGWKRFYLKWYDASHPSAERLCPQTYALLQSIPSVKAAMFAELPPGGKLNPHRDPFAGSMRYHLGLATPNDDRCFIEVDGERHSWRDGQGVVFDETFIHWAINGSESDRVILFCDVERPMRYRWMGAFNRWFGRTVMTAAASPNETGDQVGLVSKLFRISFYAGQYRRRFKAWNKTAYNITRVALVVALIAFIVWL from the coding sequence ATGAAGTGGGTAGTGGTAGGTTTCTATATTCTGTCCATCCTGCACATCCACTTCCGCGGGCGTGTGCGCCTGCCGTTCCGCCGCCAGATTTTCGACCACTCGTCGTTCATGGCGCCGATCAACATCTTCATGCACAAGTTCTCGAAGGTGCCGAGCACGCCCTTCATCCCGGTGAGCGAGTTCCCCGAACTGGCGCGCCTGCAAGAGAACTGGCCGATCATCCGTGCCGAAGCCGAGAACCTGCTCGCGCTCAAGAAGATCAAGGCCGCCGAGCAGAACGACGATGCCGGCTTCAATTCCTTCTTCAAGAACGGCTGGAAGCGCTTCTACCTCAAGTGGTACGACGCCAGCCATCCGTCGGCCGAACGCCTGTGCCCGCAGACCTACGCCTTGCTGCAATCGATCCCGTCGGTCAAGGCCGCGATGTTCGCCGAGCTGCCGCCGGGCGGCAAGCTGAACCCGCACCGCGACCCGTTCGCCGGCTCGATGCGCTACCACCTGGGCCTGGCCACGCCGAACGACGACCGCTGCTTCATCGAGGTCGACGGCGAGCGCCACAGCTGGCGCGACGGCCAGGGCGTGGTGTTCGACGAAACCTTCATCCACTGGGCCATCAATGGCAGCGAGAGCGACCGCGTGATCCTGTTCTGCGACGTCGAGCGGCCGATGCGCTACCGCTGGATGGGCGCTTTCAACCGCTGGTTTGGCCGCACCGTCATGACCGCCGCCGCTTCGCCGAACGAGACCGGCGACCAGGTCGGCCTGGTGAGCAAGCTGTTCCGCATCTCCTTCTATGCCGGCCAGTACCGGCGCCGCTTCAAGGCCTGGAACAAGACCGCCTACAACATCACCCGCGTGGCGCTGGTCGTCGCCCTGATCGCCTTCATCGTCTGGCTCTGA
- a CDS encoding LacI family DNA-binding transcriptional regulator has protein sequence MSKASIEAVRESMEQGKPTMVDVAKLAGVSAMTVSRVMNGKSLVRESTRRKVAEAVAALNYTPNQEARNLAGSKPIRVGFLYSNPSAAYLSEFLVGLLNQSGLNNVQLFVEKCEAGNHEIEHTQRLINNGLDGVILPPPLCDSVAVLECVERAGIPAVVVACGSPAPGVGAVSIDDYEAAHYMTRHLIALGHQRIGFVVGHPNQTASARRLEGYRKAIAEKGADASEELVVQGMFTYRSGLDAAEQLLALADRPTAIFASNDDMAAATVAVAHRLGLDVPGDLTVTGFDDTALATTIWPELTTVRQPIAGMAREAVQALVRRVRAMREHEPAEPEQTRMKFELVRRQSDAAPRIRPPARLPAAAKAR, from the coding sequence ATGAGCAAAGCGAGCATCGAGGCCGTCCGAGAATCGATGGAGCAGGGCAAGCCCACCATGGTGGACGTGGCCAAGCTCGCCGGCGTGTCGGCGATGACCGTATCCCGTGTCATGAACGGCAAGAGCCTGGTGCGCGAAAGCACCCGCCGCAAGGTGGCCGAGGCCGTTGCGGCGCTCAACTACACGCCAAACCAGGAGGCGCGCAACCTGGCCGGCTCCAAGCCGATCCGCGTCGGCTTCTTGTACAGCAACCCGAGCGCGGCCTACCTGAGCGAATTCCTGGTCGGCCTGCTCAACCAGTCGGGCCTCAACAACGTCCAGCTGTTCGTCGAAAAGTGCGAGGCCGGCAACCACGAGATCGAACACACCCAGCGCCTGATCAACAATGGCCTGGACGGCGTGATCCTGCCGCCGCCGCTGTGCGACAGCGTGGCCGTGCTCGAATGCGTCGAGCGCGCTGGGATTCCGGCAGTGGTGGTGGCCTGCGGGTCGCCGGCGCCGGGCGTCGGCGCGGTCAGCATCGACGATTACGAGGCCGCCCACTACATGACGCGCCACCTGATCGCGCTGGGCCACCAGCGCATCGGCTTCGTGGTCGGCCACCCGAACCAGACTGCCAGCGCGCGCCGCCTCGAGGGCTATCGCAAGGCGATCGCCGAGAAGGGCGCCGACGCCTCCGAAGAGCTGGTGGTGCAGGGCATGTTCACCTACCGCTCCGGCCTGGACGCGGCCGAGCAGCTGCTGGCGTTGGCCGACCGCCCGACGGCGATCTTCGCCAGCAACGACGACATGGCCGCCGCTACGGTGGCGGTCGCGCACCGGCTCGGCCTGGACGTGCCGGGCGACCTGACCGTCACGGGCTTCGACGATACTGCCCTGGCCACCACTATCTGGCCCGAACTGACCACGGTGCGCCAGCCGATCGCCGGCATGGCGCGCGAGGCGGTGCAGGCGCTGGTGCGGCGGGTGCGGGCAATGCGCGAGCACGAGCCGGCCGAGCCGGAGCAGACCCGCATGAAGTTCGAGCTGGTGCGCCGCCAGTCGGACGCCGCTCCGCGTATCCGTCCGCCAGCGCGCCTGCCGGCCGCCGCCAAGGCGCGCTGA
- a CDS encoding methyltransferase domain-containing protein — MLNEREIESCYLGQFIPVHYHHNMLMDKNRMHSFKAAIHYAVFPGAKVLELGGGTGVLSFFAAQSASKVYCVEFNPDMVMEARRFLAMNENGHKVEVVHADAFDYLPPEPVDVVICEMIHVGMLREKQVEVIESFKRRYLAKFGGPLPMFMPEAVIMAAQPLQQEYDFDGFHAPIVQFQETGVVQPATVELAQPAVYSILDFSQPVDGLIAWEGSFVVEQGGTLNALRFVTKNVLAIVPERSTTIDWLNHYMTLPLYRPLEVKAGDLLRVSFAYRAGGSIPSLQASIKAEVMRQQEATDAHAPAMQEAAAVA, encoded by the coding sequence ATGCTCAACGAACGCGAAATCGAAAGCTGCTACCTGGGGCAGTTCATTCCAGTCCACTACCATCACAATATGCTGATGGACAAGAACCGGATGCACAGCTTCAAGGCCGCCATCCATTACGCGGTCTTCCCCGGCGCGAAAGTGCTGGAGCTGGGCGGCGGTACCGGCGTGCTGTCCTTCTTCGCGGCCCAGAGCGCCTCGAAAGTCTATTGCGTCGAGTTCAACCCCGACATGGTCATGGAAGCGCGCCGCTTCCTGGCGATGAACGAGAACGGCCACAAGGTCGAGGTGGTGCACGCCGACGCCTTCGATTACCTGCCGCCGGAGCCGGTCGACGTCGTGATCTGCGAGATGATCCACGTGGGCATGCTGCGCGAAAAGCAGGTCGAGGTGATCGAGTCGTTCAAGCGCCGCTACCTGGCCAAGTTCGGCGGCCCGCTGCCGATGTTCATGCCCGAGGCCGTGATCATGGCGGCCCAGCCCCTGCAGCAGGAATACGATTTCGACGGCTTCCACGCCCCGATCGTCCAGTTCCAGGAAACCGGCGTGGTCCAGCCGGCCACGGTCGAGCTGGCCCAGCCGGCCGTCTACAGCATCCTCGATTTCAGCCAGCCGGTCGATGGCCTGATCGCCTGGGAAGGCTCGTTCGTGGTCGAGCAGGGCGGCACCCTGAACGCGCTGCGCTTCGTGACCAAGAACGTGCTGGCGATCGTGCCGGAGCGCTCGACCACCATCGATTGGCTCAACCACTACATGACCCTGCCGTTGTACCGGCCGCTCGAAGTCAAGGCCGGCGACCTGCTGCGGGTGTCCTTCGCCTACCGCGCCGGTGGCTCGATCCCGTCGCTGCAAGCGTCGATCAAGGCCGAGGTGATGCGCCAGCAGGAGGCCACGGACGCCCACGCTCCGGCCATGCAGGAAGCCGCGGCCGTCGCCTGA
- a CDS encoding SDR family NAD(P)-dependent oxidoreductase, producing the protein MTAYADALTVYATYPDLRDKRVVITGGGSGIGAELVAAFAGQGARVWFLDIADAPAQALAATLATAPGVIHPPRYLHCDLTDLDALAASFAAIEGEAGGIDILLNNAANDDRHDIESVTPAYWEDRMAVNLRHQFFCAQAAVGGMRRQKAGVILNFGSISWHLASRDLALYMTAKAAIEGLSRALARDLGPDHIRVNTVVPGAVRTPRQDTLWHSPSEEDRILAGQCLPARVEMRDVAALSLFLASNNARRCSGREYFVDAGWYGA; encoded by the coding sequence ATGACGGCCTATGCTGATGCATTGACGGTTTACGCGACCTATCCCGACCTGCGCGACAAGCGGGTCGTCATCACCGGCGGCGGGTCCGGCATCGGCGCCGAACTGGTGGCCGCCTTCGCCGGCCAGGGCGCCCGGGTCTGGTTCCTCGACATCGCCGATGCCCCCGCGCAGGCGCTGGCGGCGACGCTGGCCACCGCGCCCGGCGTGATCCACCCGCCGCGCTACCTGCACTGCGATCTGACCGACCTCGATGCGCTGGCCGCCAGTTTCGCCGCCATCGAAGGAGAGGCTGGCGGCATCGACATCCTGCTCAACAACGCCGCCAACGACGACCGCCACGACATCGAATCGGTCACGCCCGCCTACTGGGAAGACCGGATGGCGGTCAACCTGCGCCACCAGTTCTTCTGCGCCCAGGCCGCGGTGGGCGGCATGCGGCGCCAGAAGGCCGGGGTGATCCTGAACTTCGGTTCGATCTCGTGGCACCTGGCCTCGCGCGACCTGGCGCTGTACATGACGGCCAAGGCCGCGATCGAGGGCCTGAGCCGGGCGCTGGCGCGCGACCTCGGGCCGGATCACATCCGCGTCAACACCGTGGTTCCGGGGGCAGTGCGCACGCCGCGCCAGGACACCTTGTGGCATTCGCCCAGCGAAGAGGACCGTATCCTGGCCGGCCAGTGCCTGCCGGCGCGGGTCGAGATGCGCGACGTGGCGGCGCTGTCGCTGTTCCTCGCTTCGAACAATGCACGCCGCTGCAGCGGCCGCGAATACTTCGTCGACGCCGGCTGGTACGGCGCCTGA
- a CDS encoding glutathione binding-like protein, with translation MSDLSAFPITEKWPAQHPERLQLYSLPTPNGVKIPIMLEEIGMPYEVHKVDFSKDDQNSPAFLSLNPNNKIPAILDPDGPGGKPLALFESGAILIYLADKSGQLLPKDPAARYHAIQWLMFQIGGIGPMFGQVGFFTKFAGKEYEDKRPRDRYVAESRRLLGVVDAQLARHAWIAGEEFTIADIAIFPWINNLFTFYEASELVGATDFTHVTATLARFLARPSVQKGLKIPA, from the coding sequence ATGTCCGACCTGTCCGCTTTCCCCATCACCGAGAAATGGCCAGCGCAACATCCCGAGCGCTTGCAGCTGTATTCGCTGCCGACGCCGAACGGGGTCAAGATCCCGATCATGCTCGAAGAGATCGGCATGCCTTATGAGGTGCACAAGGTCGATTTCTCGAAGGACGATCAGAATTCGCCGGCCTTCCTGTCGCTCAACCCGAACAATAAAATCCCCGCCATCCTCGATCCCGACGGCCCGGGCGGCAAGCCGCTCGCGCTGTTCGAATCGGGCGCCATCCTGATCTACCTGGCCGACAAGTCGGGCCAGCTGCTGCCGAAGGACCCGGCCGCGCGCTACCACGCGATCCAGTGGCTGATGTTCCAGATCGGCGGGATCGGGCCCATGTTCGGGCAGGTCGGCTTCTTCACCAAATTCGCCGGCAAGGAGTATGAAGACAAGCGTCCGCGCGACCGCTACGTGGCGGAATCGCGCCGCCTGCTGGGCGTGGTCGATGCCCAGCTGGCGCGCCATGCCTGGATCGCAGGCGAGGAATTCACGATCGCCGACATTGCGATCTTCCCGTGGATTAACAACCTGTTCACCTTCTACGAAGCGAGCGAGCTGGTCGGCGCTACCGACTTCACGCACGTGACGGCCACGCTGGCGCGCTTCCTGGCGCGGCCGTCGGTGCAGAAGGGTCTCAAGATCCCCGCGTGA
- a CDS encoding SDR family oxidoreductase, with product MQDQLSKVVLITGASSGIGEATARHLAALGHRVVLGARRTERLVALAADIREAGGVADVAQLDVTSLESMREFVAFAVERHGQVDVLVNNAGVMPLSKLEALKIDEWNRMIDVNIRGVLHGIATVLPGMQARRSGQFINIASIGAYAVSPTAAVYCATKFAVAAITEGLRQEVGGDIRVTLVSPGVVESELADTISDGLARDTMREFRKVAIKPEAIARAIAFAIEQPADVDVSEMIVRPTASPY from the coding sequence ATGCAAGACCAACTGTCCAAAGTCGTCCTGATCACCGGCGCCAGCAGCGGCATCGGCGAAGCCACCGCCCGCCACCTTGCCGCGCTCGGCCACCGCGTAGTGCTGGGCGCCCGGCGCACCGAACGCCTGGTCGCGCTGGCCGCCGACATCCGCGAAGCCGGCGGCGTGGCCGACGTCGCCCAACTGGATGTGACGAGCCTGGAGAGCATGCGCGAGTTCGTCGCCTTCGCCGTCGAGCGCCACGGCCAGGTCGACGTGCTGGTCAATAATGCGGGCGTGATGCCGCTGTCGAAACTCGAGGCACTCAAGATCGACGAATGGAACCGCATGATCGACGTGAACATCCGCGGTGTATTGCACGGCATCGCCACCGTGCTGCCGGGCATGCAGGCGCGGCGCAGCGGCCAGTTCATTAATATCGCGTCGATCGGCGCCTATGCCGTCAGCCCCACGGCCGCCGTGTACTGCGCCACCAAGTTCGCGGTGGCCGCCATCACCGAAGGCCTGCGCCAGGAAGTGGGCGGCGACATCCGCGTGACGCTGGTCTCGCCGGGCGTGGTGGAATCGGAACTGGCGGACACGATCTCGGACGGCCTCGCCCGCGACACGATGCGCGAATTCCGCAAGGTGGCGATCAAGCCGGAAGCCATCGCGCGCGCCATCGCCTTCGCCATCGAACAGCCGGCCGACGTCGATGTCAGCGAAATGATCGTGCGCCCGACCGCCAGTCCTTACTGA
- a CDS encoding DUF6139 family protein, giving the protein MRLDIYRRAEHDGKFSYLAVPEAKNIPEEATNTDWEIEARAFEVDDNADQIEDFDIDNLNGQIAEKGYAMTSVLH; this is encoded by the coding sequence ATGCGCCTGGATATTTACCGCAGAGCCGAACACGACGGCAAATTCTCGTACCTGGCCGTGCCCGAAGCCAAGAACATCCCCGAGGAAGCCACCAATACCGATTGGGAAATCGAAGCCCGCGCCTTCGAGGTCGACGACAATGCCGACCAGATCGAAGATTTCGACATCGATAACCTCAACGGCCAGATCGCCGAAAAAGGCTATGCGATGACGTCGGTACTGCACTGA
- a CDS encoding peptidase U32 family protein, with translation MSLLAHELELLSPAKTAEIGREAILHGADAVYIGGPAFGARHNASNPLEDIAALVKFAHGYRARIFVTMNTIMHDSELDLARKQIWQLYEAGVDALIIQDMGLLELDLPPIQLHASTQCDIRGADKAKFLGDVGFSQLVLARELTVEQIRKIHATVDTPLEYFVHGALCVAFSGQCYISHADTGRSANRGDCSQACRLPYTLSDGQGRVVAYDKHLLSMKDNDQSRNLEALVDAGIRSFKIEGRYKDMGYVKNITAHYRLLLDELLERRPEFTRAASGRTRVMFTPDVDKNFHRGHTEYFAQGRLTDIGAFDSPKYVGVELGIVARLNGDSFDLVTTAPMANGDGLNYMHKRDTCGIQANRAEKLGDEPDGQRWRVYPNEPMQSLAGLKVGTVVHRNRDHQWEATLNKKSSERKVAVDLILSEVAGGLRLDIVDEDGIASSLEAAIELQPAQQAAQAEASLRASLAKLGNTMFECGHVELALSQPWFVPNGAINALRRDAVAAHEAARLAAWERPQRKAPAEPPAVYPEEQLSYLANVYNEKARAFYHKHGVRLIDAAYEAHEEAGEVSLMITKHCLRFSFNLCPKQAKGVQGVQGQVKAEPMTLVSGDEKYTLRFDCKPCEMHVVGAMKSNILKSPPPSNVEYTPLTFHRQRPRDKATSPA, from the coding sequence ATGTCCCTGCTTGCCCACGAGCTCGAATTGCTCTCGCCCGCCAAGACCGCCGAGATCGGCCGCGAGGCAATCCTCCACGGCGCCGACGCCGTGTACATCGGCGGCCCGGCCTTCGGGGCGCGCCACAATGCCAGCAATCCGCTGGAAGACATCGCCGCGCTGGTCAAGTTTGCCCACGGCTACCGCGCGCGCATCTTCGTGACCATGAACACGATCATGCACGACAGCGAACTCGATCTGGCGCGCAAGCAGATCTGGCAGCTGTACGAGGCCGGTGTCGACGCCCTGATCATCCAGGACATGGGCCTGCTCGAACTCGACCTGCCGCCGATCCAGCTGCACGCCAGCACCCAGTGCGACATCCGCGGGGCCGACAAGGCCAAATTCCTGGGCGACGTCGGCTTTTCGCAGCTGGTGCTGGCGCGCGAACTGACGGTCGAGCAGATCCGCAAGATCCACGCCACGGTCGACACCCCGCTCGAATACTTCGTGCACGGCGCGCTGTGCGTGGCGTTCTCGGGCCAGTGCTATATCTCGCACGCCGACACCGGCCGTTCGGCCAACCGCGGCGACTGCTCGCAGGCCTGCCGCCTGCCCTATACCCTGAGCGACGGCCAGGGCCGCGTGGTGGCCTACGACAAGCACCTGCTGTCGATGAAAGACAATGACCAGAGCCGCAACCTGGAAGCGCTGGTCGACGCCGGCATCCGCTCGTTCAAGATCGAGGGCCGCTACAAGGACATGGGCTATGTGAAGAACATCACTGCCCACTACCGCCTGCTGCTCGACGAACTGCTCGAGCGCCGTCCGGAATTCACGCGCGCCGCCAGCGGCCGCACGCGCGTGATGTTTACGCCCGACGTCGACAAGAACTTCCACCGCGGCCATACCGAATACTTCGCCCAGGGCCGCCTGACCGACATCGGCGCCTTCGACTCGCCCAAATACGTGGGCGTGGAACTGGGCATCGTGGCGCGCCTGAACGGCGACAGCTTCGACCTGGTCACCACCGCGCCGATGGCCAATGGCGATGGCCTGAACTACATGCACAAGCGCGACACCTGCGGCATCCAGGCCAACCGCGCCGAGAAGCTGGGCGACGAGCCCGATGGCCAGCGCTGGCGCGTCTACCCGAACGAGCCGATGCAGTCCCTGGCCGGCCTGAAGGTGGGCACCGTCGTCCACCGCAACCGCGACCACCAGTGGGAAGCCACGCTCAACAAAAAATCGTCCGAGCGCAAGGTGGCGGTCGACCTGATCCTGAGCGAAGTGGCGGGCGGCCTGCGCCTGGACATCGTCGACGAAGACGGCATCGCCTCGTCGCTCGAGGCCGCGATCGAACTGCAACCGGCCCAGCAGGCGGCGCAGGCCGAGGCCTCGCTGCGCGCCAGCCTGGCCAAGCTGGGCAACACGATGTTCGAATGCGGCCACGTCGAACTGGCGCTGTCGCAGCCGTGGTTCGTGCCGAACGGCGCCATCAATGCGCTGCGCCGCGATGCCGTCGCGGCGCATGAAGCCGCGCGCCTGGCGGCCTGGGAACGCCCGCAGCGCAAGGCCCCGGCGGAACCGCCTGCGGTGTATCCGGAAGAGCAGCTCAGCTACCTGGCCAACGTCTACAACGAAAAGGCGCGCGCCTTCTATCACAAGCACGGCGTGCGGCTGATCGATGCGGCCTACGAGGCGCACGAGGAAGCGGGCGAGGTGTCGCTGATGATCACCAAGCACTGCCTGCGCTTCTCGTTCAACCTGTGCCCGAAACAGGCCAAGGGCGTGCAAGGCGTGCAGGGCCAGGTGAAGGCCGAGCCGATGACCCTGGTGAGCGGCGACGAGAAGTACACGCTGCGCTTCGACTGCAAGCCGTGCGAGATGCACGTGGTCGGCGCCATGAAAAGCAACATCCTCAAGTCGCCGCCGCCGTCGAACGTGGAATATACGCCGCTGACCTTCCACCGCCAGCGTCCGCGCGACAAGGCGACGTCGCCGGCGTAA